A genomic segment from Polyangium mundeleinium encodes:
- a CDS encoding hydroxysqualene dehydroxylase, which translates to MARRTKVAILGGGIGGLSAAHELAELGDDAFEIDVYEASEAVGGKAKSQFLADTGREGRLDLPGEHGFRFFPAWYSHLPDVMQRIPRPGGGTVADNLVGCTEMGMAEVGARQVYKLKRHRPSAVGEFVDMLAAVGDLFEGTGISTMEMGRFVLSMLGFACASDERRRDVYENRSFFEFIRGATYSERFRRYINSSRFMVAMDAQRGSACTIGNKVLQLILDFFRPKGANDRVLNGPTATRWLDPWEAYLRSRGVRFHFGRPVSALEVDVSRRRIAGARIGSTGERIEADHFIASLPLEPMALLVGDDLAGLDASLMEFKRARVHELTAWMVGAQYFLRRDVTICDGHIAFPDAPWALSAISQAQFWTRGQEEAFSALYGDGSVAGVLSVDVSDWSTTAPGLSKTAAQCASKEEVLDEVWRQIKQGLNGTKEELLRDEDLVRAHLDTGIQFTAEGVRNASPLLVHPPGSWYQRPLAAPEGVQNLFFAADFVQTGTDLATMEGANEAARLAVNGLLAREGRSARATLFPTTEDAGPLMRKIKAWDRKSWLEQRRALPNLPKPPGPFRDGEGPSLDEVKRYQAELEAAARALPDLP; encoded by the coding sequence ATGGCAAGACGAACCAAGGTGGCGATCCTCGGCGGAGGAATCGGCGGGCTCTCGGCTGCCCACGAGCTTGCAGAGCTCGGGGACGATGCGTTCGAGATAGATGTGTACGAGGCCTCGGAGGCCGTGGGGGGCAAGGCGAAGAGCCAATTCCTTGCGGATACCGGCCGCGAGGGGCGGCTCGATCTGCCGGGCGAGCATGGCTTTCGCTTCTTTCCGGCGTGGTACTCGCATCTTCCGGACGTGATGCAGCGGATCCCCCGTCCGGGCGGCGGGACGGTGGCGGACAACCTGGTCGGCTGCACCGAGATGGGCATGGCCGAGGTGGGAGCGCGGCAAGTCTACAAGCTGAAGCGGCACCGGCCGTCTGCAGTCGGGGAGTTCGTCGACATGCTCGCCGCGGTCGGCGATCTTTTCGAGGGCACGGGCATCTCGACGATGGAGATGGGCAGGTTCGTCCTGTCGATGCTGGGTTTCGCGTGCGCGAGCGACGAGCGACGGCGGGACGTCTACGAGAACAGGAGCTTCTTCGAATTCATCCGCGGAGCGACGTACTCCGAGCGCTTCCGCCGCTACATCAACTCGTCGCGGTTCATGGTCGCCATGGACGCCCAGCGCGGGAGCGCGTGCACCATCGGCAACAAGGTTCTGCAGCTCATCCTCGACTTCTTCCGGCCCAAGGGGGCGAACGACCGCGTCCTCAACGGCCCGACCGCGACGCGGTGGCTCGATCCGTGGGAGGCCTACCTCCGGAGCCGCGGCGTTCGCTTTCACTTCGGCAGGCCCGTGAGCGCCCTCGAAGTCGACGTATCGAGGCGTCGGATCGCCGGTGCGCGTATCGGGAGCACGGGAGAGCGGATCGAGGCCGATCACTTCATCGCGTCGCTGCCCCTCGAACCCATGGCGCTCCTCGTGGGGGACGACCTCGCAGGCCTCGACGCGTCGCTCATGGAGTTCAAACGAGCGCGAGTCCACGAGCTCACGGCTTGGATGGTGGGCGCCCAGTATTTCCTGCGTCGTGACGTGACGATCTGCGATGGGCACATCGCGTTTCCGGACGCACCCTGGGCCCTCTCGGCGATCTCGCAAGCCCAGTTCTGGACCCGGGGGCAGGAGGAGGCTTTTTCGGCCCTTTACGGCGACGGATCGGTCGCGGGCGTTCTCTCGGTCGACGTCTCCGACTGGTCGACCACGGCGCCCGGCCTGAGCAAGACCGCAGCGCAATGCGCGAGCAAGGAGGAGGTCCTCGACGAGGTGTGGCGGCAGATCAAGCAAGGGCTCAACGGGACCAAAGAGGAGCTCCTGCGTGACGAGGATCTCGTCCGCGCGCACCTCGACACGGGCATCCAATTCACGGCGGAGGGCGTGCGGAACGCTTCTCCGCTGCTCGTCCATCCTCCCGGATCGTGGTATCAGCGGCCCCTCGCGGCACCCGAGGGGGTCCAAAACCTCTTCTTCGCCGCGGATTTCGTGCAGACGGGGACAGATCTCGCCACGATGGAGGGCGCGAACGAGGCGGCGCGGCTCGCGGTGAACGGGCTCCTCGCGCGTGAAGGTCGCAGCGCGCGGGCAACGTTGTTCCCCACGACCGAGGACGCAGGCCCGCTCATGCGCAAGATCAAGGCGTGGGATCGAAAGTCGTGGCTCGAGCAGCGGAGGGCCCTGCCGAACCTCCCGAAGCCGCCGGGGCCGTTCCGCGATGGCGAGGGGCCGAGCCTCGACGAGGTGAAGCGATATCAGGCCGAGCTCGAGGCCGCAGCCCGCGCGCTGCCGGATCTGCCCTGA